The genome window GGGCTATGGCCTTGAGGGCCGGCTCACCGACGCCGAATCCTCCGTCATCATCAACCGCGTGATCACCCCGGCTTTCCGCCAGGGGGATTTTCAGGCCGGTATCGTCAACGGCGTCGCCGCCATGATCCAGGTCCTGGGCGGCGAACCCATGGCGGCCTCCCAAGGCCGGCAGTCCCGCGCCCCCAAGGAAAAGCCCAACGCCGGCCTGGTGTCGCTGTTGTTCCTGCTCATGATGACGGTGGTGTTCTTCATCGGCAGTCGCGGGGGCCGTGGTGGACGCGGGGGCGCTGCCCTGCTAGGTGCAGCCTTGCTCGGCGGCGCCATGGGCGGCCGCGGTGGTGGCGGCTTCGGTGGAGGTGGCTTCGGCGGCGGCGGAGGCGGCTTCGGCGGCGGCGGAGGCGGCTTCGGCGGCGGCGGTGCCTCCGGTGGCTGGTAAGGCCGAGTTGGCTTCCCGCGCTGAATGCCCCCACCTCCAGATGAGACGCACAGAATCATGACCTTACTAAGCAAAGACGATCAGGAAGCCGTTACCACCGCCATCAACCAGGTGGAACGCGAAACTGACGCCGAACTGGTGACCGTGCTGACGGCGCAGTCCGATAACTACAACTATATCCCCTTGCTCTGGGCCGGCATCCTGGCCTTGCTCGTGCCGGGGATAGCCAACTACTTCGGCAGCTGGTTGGGTGCCGATACGCTGTTGCTGGTGCAGTGGGGCACTTTCATGCTGCTCAGCCTACTGTTCCGGGTGCCCGGCATCCAGACCCGTCTGATTCCGACGCAGGTACGTCACTGGCGGGCTTCAAATCTCGCGCGGCGCCAGTTCCTGGAACAGAATCTGCACCACACCGAAGGCGCCACCGGCATGCTGATCTTCGTCTCCGAGGCGGAACGCTATGTGGAGATTCTGGTGGACCAGGGCATTGCCGACGTCCTGGACAACTCAGTGTGGGAAGCGATAGTGGCGGACTTCACAGCCAGCGTGCGCCAGGGCCAGACCCGCCAAGGGTTCCTTGACTGCATCGCTGCCTGCGGCAAGCTCCTGAAAGAGCATGTACCCGCCACCCACGAGCGCAACGAACTGCCGAATCACCTGGTGATCCTGTCGTAACGACAACATCGGCATCCCTTCGGGGGAAGAAGGATGACAAGGCGCCAACCTCCTAGTTGACAGCCGAACTCTCCCTCGCTGCCGAACCGACGATGACCACGACCTCCTTCTAGAGCGGCCAGCCTTATCACCCACCGTGTAGGCTGGCGATGCCGTGCGTCTAGAGCAAGACATGCGCACCGCGCAGTGCGCGGCGCAGGGTCGCGTAATCCGCCGATTGCGGCAGCGCCGGCGGACGCAAACCCTCATCGATGAGTCCCATCTCGATCAGGGCCCATTGCACCGTGATGTCATAAGGATGGGCCTGCAGTGCTTCGTGCAGTGGCTTCAGAACGGCCTCCAGCGCATCGACCTGATCCTGGTCACCGTTCATCGCCGCGGTGCAAAGCGCCTGGACCTGGGCGGGTGCGACATTCGCCATCACCGAGACCACCCCATGGAAGCCCTCCATCATGAGTTTGGCGGCCCCTCTATAGGCGCCCGCGTACAAGCCGAAGCCATCGGGCCAATCCAGCCCAAGCAGTGCAGGCGGGGCTTCCGAATTGACGCCACGTTCGATCAATCCGTTAATGCCGTCGATCTGCGCCAATTGCTTGATCACCGCGTAGGGCAGCAGATCCGACCGCTCGGGGTGTTCACGCAGGTACACCGGCATCTTGGCCGCTCGCGCAATCGTCTGAAAATGCTTTAGTAGCGCATCGTGGTCGGGGCAGCCCGCCACGGGTATCGTGAGCAACACGGCATCAACCACCGCATCATAGGCGGTACGCAGACTTGCCCGGGCCCCCTTGGTCGTATCCGCGCTGATGTCGGCAACAACGGCAATGCGGCCGTCGGCCTGCCAGACCGTGCGGCGAAAAAGTTCGTAGCACTCCTCACCGTCCAGATCCGCCGACGAATCCATGGTACTGCCGATGACTATTGCGGAACTGCCCTGCTCGACGTGCCACTCGATCAGTCTCTCCATATCGGTGTAGCTCGGAGCGCCACCGGAATGGGTGGGAGTAATCAGGTCGACGATGCTGCCCTTGATCATGGAACATCCTTTGTAGTTGCAGTGGAGCGGGGCACCATTACCCACGCAACAACATCAGAGCGCCGGGGACCCTCAGGGCCGGCACCTCGGCATCCATAGCCGCACGTCCGGTGCGTCGCTGCACCTAGGGCGAGGCAAGAAGTAAAGCAAGAATTGGGCCGATGCATGGCGGGAAGCGGCCACCTCGCGATCGCCGGCCAGCATAGGCGGTGCTCTGCCAGCTGGCTATGAACCGTCCCGAGTCCACCGGAGGCTGATTACCGTAAGTCGCGCTGCATCCACGATGCGTGGCCCATCGCCGATGGGTCCTACTCAGTTAATGCGGACACTGACGAGAAGGCCCGCACTGGGCCGAAGGAGTGTTCATGTCGAAACGCAAGCGTTACAGCCCGGAGTACAAGCGGGAGGCGGTCGAGCCGGCCCGCCGGTCAGATACCAGCGCGCGGCAAGTGGCCCTGGATATCGGCATCAGCCCCAACATCCTCCGAAGGCTTCTTCGGCGTGCTCAAGCGCGACCGAGCCAACCACCGACGCTACCGCACGAGAGACGAAGCACGTGCCGATCTGTTTGACTACATTGAGCGGTTCCACAACCCACGGATGCGGCGCCGCGTCACCGCTCAAGATCTGAAGTTTTCAAACCTTTCCAAACCGTCCGCAGAAGCTGGGTAGAACCCAAGCCCGCCGGTGAAGTCATCGAATTCGTGGATGATTGAGCTTGATCTGCTCGAGCTTGTCCCAGCGCCATAACCTCAACGCGGCATCACTGCGCGAGTGCGCCAGAAGGCAGCCGTCCCAGCGTTGGCCTAAATCCGTACCAGGCGGATTTCAGAGCCGCAGGGACCCTTTGTGCCACAAAATCATCTTCGATTGGAGGGCAAGCTGGGCGTTCATTCGGGCAACGTCCGAATATCACCCAAAGAAAAAGGGAACCAACGCACTAAGTCGTTGATTCCCTTTATTTTTGGCGGGCCCGGGAAGATTCGAACTCCCGACCTTCTGGTTCGTAGCCAGACACTCTATCCAACTGAGCTACGGGCCCGCGGTTCGCTTGTCGGCGGGGGCTGCCCGCCTGCGAGGCGCGGATTATACAGTGGCTTCGTCGCGACGAAAACCTCTAGCGCTCATCCGGCGGTCGATTCGGGGAAAGGACCGGTGATGGCCAGGGTGAGACCGCTCTTCTGGATGTTGACGTAGAGGGTGCTGCCATCCGGCGAGAAGCAGGCACCTGCCAACTCGGAAGGGTTGTAGAGGTTCTGCGCCAGCGGGTAGAGGCTGCCTTCGGGAGTGACGCCGATGAGGCGGCAGTGGTCGTCGGTGTCCTCGCAGACGATGAGGTCACCCCAGGGCGCGACGGTGAGGTTGTCGCAGTTGCGCATGGCCTTGCCGTCGGATTCGACCAGCAGCTCCACCGTCTCGTCGTCCTCGTGATAGGCAAATACCTGCCCCATTTCACTGGCGCCGCCCGAGGTGCAGGCGAAGTAGATGCTGCCGTCTCCGGCCCAGCAGCCCTCGCCGCGCGCGAAGACAGCCGCCCCGGCTTCATGACCGCGGTAGCGCAAGTCGTCGTCGGGGGCTTCGGGGTTGTCGAGGTCGACCCAGCGCGCCGAATACCGACGGCCACTCTCGACCTTCCGGGATTCCCAATTGCGGGTGTCGAGGCCGGGCGCATCATCGAAGACCAGCGCCTGCAACTGCCCGCCGGCGGCGAGCTTGCCGGGCTCATTGAGCAGCACGCGGTAGAACAGACTGTCGTCCTGGTCCTCGGTGAGGTAGACGACACGGTCATCGGCCCCGATGGCGGCAGCTTCGTGCTTGAAGCGGCCGAGGGCGGTCAGCGGCTTGGGCGCGACGAGGCCGTCGTGCTCGGCGGGCACTTCGAAAACCCAGCCGTGGTCCTTTGCGCGCACGCCGCCGGCACGTTCCGTGGTCTCTTCGCAGGACAGCCAGCTTCCCCAGGGCGTGGGGCCACCGGCGCAGTTGCGCTCGGTGCCGGCGAGGCTGAGAAACTGCCGCTCCGGCGTGTGGCCGTCCGAGGCCAGCACCAGGGTGGTGGTACCGCCCTGCCCCGCACCCGGCGCATCACCGCCGATATCGAAGACGCGAGAGCGGTCGATCTTGGACAGGCCGGCCAGATCGTCGCCGAAGGCTCCGAAATGGGTGTCCTCCGGGCTGTTCTCGTGGTTGCAGACCAACCGCACGCGGCCGTCGCTGCCGGCAAAGGCAGCCATGCCGTCCGGGCGCGCCGGGCGGATCAGGCCATCAGCCATGGGCTCGCCGGTGCGGGCAATGATGCGGTAGGAAAAGCCCTCCGGCAGATCGAGCACGCCGCCGGGGTCGGGGCGCAGCGCGCCGAAGTCGACCGAGGCAGCGTTCTCGCTGGCATGCAGGTGCGTCAGGCCACCGAAGGCCATCGCCACGGCGGTGCCGCCGAGCCCTTGCAGGACGCGGCGGCGATGGGTGCTGTGATCCATACGCATCGAAAGCTCAGAACTGATAGCGAACACCGAACTCGACCGTGCGGCCGAACTCGTCGTACTGGTTGGCAAAGGCGCTGTTGCCGAGGTAGGCGTAGAAGACTTCATCGGTGATGTTCTGGACGTTGAGAATCGCGGTCCAGTTGCTCGTGAAGCTGTACTCGGAAGTGAAGTCGAGGCGGAATTCCTCATCCACATAGCGATCCTGACTGGGGTCGTCCTCCTCCTCGACGCCGTCGAAGTAGGTGCCACGGCGGTTGGCGGCCAGCCGCAGCGACAGTCCGTACTTGTCGTAGCCGACGGCGAGGTTGGCGATGTCCTCGGCCTGGCGCGGCAGCGGGATCTTGCTGTCGCGGAAAGGCACCTCGGCCTCGGAGTCCACCCAGGTGTAGTTGGCCAGCAGCAGCAGGCCGTCCCAGGGTGACGGCAGGAAGCCGAACTCCTGCACATAGCTGAGCTCGACGCCGTAGAGCCGCGCGGATTCGCCGTTGGTGACGGTGGCCACTTCGTCGAAGTCCTCGAAGGGCGCCTGGCCGGCGACATCGGTGCTGACGAAGAAGTCCTCGATGTCCTTGTAGAAGACGCCCACCGACGCCGCCGTCAGGCCCTGCGGCGAGAAGTAGCTCAGCTCGAGGTCGACGTTGTTGGAGTACAGCGGATCGAGCTCGGGATTGCCGACTTCGGCAACGCGCTCGCCACCCTCAATCTCGATGAGCTGGCGAGCACCGGCATCCTCGAAGTTCGGGCGGGCGATGGTGCGGGTCAGCGCCGCGCGCAGCTGCCAGCTCTCCGTAATGCTGTAGAGCGCCTGCAGATTGGGGAAGAAGTCGGTGTAGTCGTTACTGCCGCTGAAGGGCTCGATGGTCGGGATGCCGTCGTTGGTGCCTTCGTCAACGATGGCGCGGAAGCCGTTCTGATCGATTTCGGTCTGCTCGACGCGCAGTCCGCCGACAAGCTCCAGCCGCCCGAAGACGATCTCGGACATGGCATAGGCGGCGTAGATGTTCTCTTCGAGATCGTAGTCTTCGCCCTTGCTGTCGAGCAGGAAGTCCGCCTCGTTGCGGGTGAAGTTCTCGCGGTTGTCGAAGTAGAACTGCCGCAGACGGTCGGTATCCACGGCCGGCCCGAAGCGACCCAGTGGATAGTCGCGCGGCGAGCTGCCGACGAAGTCCGCCAGCGTGAAATCGCCACCGAAGTCCTCGAAGTTGCTGTTGTTGCCGTCGTTGAACTTGTCGCGCAGGCGGATCTTGCCACCGAACTGCAGCCGGCCCGGGCGATTGCCGTAGCGCAGGTCGCGCGCAAAATTCAGCTCGAAGGAGGTCTCGGTCTCCTCGGTTTCATCGCTCTCCAGCTCGATGAGATCCAGCTCGTAGCCGCTGACGTCTTCCAGCGCGGCGACGTCCTGGCCGAAGAGATTGGGCACCTGACGATCACTGAGGTCGTAGCCGATGTCCAACCCTTCGCTGATGAGGGCGGTACCCAGCGAAAAGGGCTCCGAAGTGCTCGCCTCGGCGTAGCCGGCCTGGTAGTCGGCTTCCCAGTCGCCGAGCAGATTCTCGCCACCAGCGACGAAGGCCAGGATATCGCGCGTGGCCGTGGTCTCCTTTCCGCGACGCTCCACCGCCGCGTTGTCGAAGAGGCCGCGGTCACCACTGATCTCGGTGGGGTCGCCATCCTCGAAGAGGTACTCGTGCTCCAGCTCGATCTCGTTGTCGGCGAAGCGGCTGTAGAGCGTGCGCAGGAAGTACTCGGAATCCTCGGTCGGGCGATAGTCGAAGTTGAGCACGCCGCCGGTACGCTCGCGGCTCAGCTCGTAGTCGCGCTGCTCGGCGGCTTCCGGCGAGCGAACTTCGGCGCCGTCGGGAGCGGTGACCTCCGGCCAGGTGCCGGCCTCGACGTTGTCCACCGCGAAGCTGCGGTCGAAGTAGTTGAAGGAGGCCGAGACGCCGAAGTTGTCCGTCCCTTCGCCAACGCTGAACAGGCGCGTGCCGGTCAGCGAGATGCGCGGGCTGGTTTCCTCCAGCGGCTCGTTGTAGCTGCCCTCGACGCTGGCGGTCAGCGAGTTGCCGAGGTCGAAGGCCGTCAGGGTCTTGATCTCGATATTGCCGCCGACCGCATCCGCGTCCTGATCGGGCAGCAGGCTCTTGCTGATCTCGACGCTCTCGACCAGATCGGAGGACACCACGTCCAGGTTCACCGCCCGCGAGTCATCCTCCGGCCCCGGGATGCGCAGACCATTGACGGTGGTGGTGTTGAACTCGGCATTGGCACCGCGGATGACGGCGAAGCGGCCCTCACCCTGATCGCGCTCCAGCGAGATGCCGGGCACGCGCTGCAGCGCCTCGGCGACGTTGTTGTCGGGGAACTGGCCGATGGCATCGGCCGAAAGCACATTGAGATTGTTCAGGGCGTTGCGCTCGCGTGTCAGCGCCGCAGCCTGACCCGCCGCCTGGCCGACGACGCGCACCTCCTCCACATCGCTGCCCGCGATGACGATATCGACGCGGCGCGTCTCGCCGGCGGTCAGCTCGACGTCCTGTCGCTGCGCGGGCGCGCCGAGATACTCGACCACCAGTTCGTACTCGCCGGCGGGGAGATCGCGGAAGCGGAAGTTGCCGCTGCGATCCGTGGCCGTGCTTAAGTCGGTACCGACGATGCGCACGCGCGCACCCTCGAAGCGGAAACCGCCGGTGGTATCGACCACGCGCCCGCGCAGGGCGGCCGTGCCATCATCCTGCGCCAGCGCCACGGTGGTACTGCAGACCGCCGATGCGCCCAGCGCAACCGCCAGACAGGCATGCCTGATCGCCTTCATTGCCTTCCCCTGTTTTCATAATCCGGTTGACGGGGTGCGCAGCGCGCGCCCCCTGAATCGGGGCGAACCGTAGCGGCCGGCCATGTCGGCTCCATGGCACTGGCATGACAGTCGCTTTGCAGCTCGTCATGGATTCGTGTGCCATAGCAAAGCGGCGCGCCCATTTCGGACGCGCCGCGCGGGCCCCGCCAGTTCGCGAAGGCTCAGTTGCCGCAGGCAGTCAGCGACAGCGCATCCAGAATCTCGGCCAGCGAGAAGGCCGCGGCATTGCCATCGTCGTGCACAGCGAAGAAGACCCCTTGCGGATAGCCTTCCATCGGCTGCCGGCTCAGCCAGATACCGTCGGTGTTCAAGGTCTTCTTGCCCTGGAAGCTGCCGACGTGCTGCAGCGAATCCCGATCGAAGACATGGAAGCGGTTGACGCGCTCGTCCTGATCGGTCGTAAACCAGTAGCCGCCGCCGTCCGCACAGGCATAGAGGGCGATGCCTTCCGGCTCGTACTCGAACACGCCGTCGCCGACAAGCGTGCCCGTGAAGCGGCCGCCGAAGTCGTAGACCTTGATGTTGGCTTCGCGCTCGAACTCGTCGGCCACCAGCAGGCGCCCGCGCTCGGCGTCCCCGAAGAGGGATTCGACCTTGTAGAGCACACCAGCGCCCTCGGTATCGCCAAAACTGCGCTCATGCATGACCTCGACCGCATCGCTCTCGATGCGGAAGCGGAACTGCTGCACGCGCCGGTCCAGCTCGGCGGCAGGTGGAATCTCCTCGTCGGCCGTTTCGTAGGCATCGGTCACGAAGATGCGATAGCCACCATCGGCAATCGATTGCACCCAGAGGCCATAAGGCAGCTCGAGCTCTTCGGCGCCGAAGCTGCCCAGCGGCGTAAAGTCGGGCAGGCGCAGTAGCTGTACGCGATGATTGTCGCGCTCGACCACCAGCGCCAGGTCGTCGATGATGCTGATGCCGTTGGGCCGCCGGAACTCGCTCAGATCGTCGCCCCTGCTGCCGACCTTGCGGATCAACTCACCGGTAGCAGCGTCGAAGACCTGCAGCAGATCGCTCTCCTTGGCCGTAGCCAGCAGCCAGTTCTGCCCGTCGGGGCCGTGCCATACCGCCACCGAATCGACGTTGTCGTTCTCGTCGCGCTCGGTGAGGTAGCGCTCCTCCACCGTGGGCACATCGTCGGACTCCGCGGACGCCTTTGAGGAGTCGGCGGAAGGTGCCTCGCCGGAGCCGCAGGCAGCCAGCAACAGGAAGAGCGGGAGGGTGGCAATAGCCGAACGGGACGACAGCATGAATGGCAGCTCCGGAAGCGAGTTATGACCAGGCGCTGCCTCATCCGCGGGATTGCCCCGGCGAGGAGGGAGTTCAGGAACTCGCGGCAGCCCCCATGAAGCGTTCGGAGGCTAGAGCGCGCATGTTGCGGGCTTATGACGACCGAAACGCCGCTCGAAGCCGGCGCTTGCCCGCGGGCATCAGCGAAGGCGCATCAGGCGCTGGGCAAGGTCACTCCACGCTGGCCCATGTACTTGCCCTTTCGGTCCTTGTAGGAGACCGCGCATTCCTCGTCGGACTCGAAGAAGAGCATCTGCGCCACGCCTTCGTTGGCGTAGATCTTGGCGGGCAGCGGCGTCGTGTTGGAGAACTCCAGCGTGACGTGGCCTTCCCACTCCGGCTCAAGGGGCGTTACGTTGACGATGATTCCGCAGCGCGCGTAAGTCGACTTGCCGAGACAGATCGTCAGCACATTCCTCGGGATGCGGAAGTACTCGATGGTATGTGCCAGCGCGAAGGAATTTGGCGGGATGACACAGGAGGGGCCGTGGAAATCCACGAAGCTGCGCTCGTCGAAGGACTTGGGGTCGACGATGCTGCTGTTGATATTGGTGAAGATCTTGAAATGCTCGGCGCAGCGCACGTCGTAGCCGTAGCTGGAGGTGCCGTAGGAGACGATCTTGCCGCCGTTCTCCTCGCGCACCTGGCCGGGTTCGTAGGGCTCGATCATGCCGTGCTCGCGGCTCATGCGATCGATCCAGCGGTCGGATTTTATGGTCACGGTGCCCCCTC of Algiphilus aromaticivorans DG1253 contains these proteins:
- the dcd gene encoding dCTP deaminase; the encoded protein is MTIKSDRWIDRMSREHGMIEPYEPGQVREENGGKIVSYGTSSYGYDVRCAEHFKIFTNINSSIVDPKSFDERSFVDFHGPSCVIPPNSFALAHTIEYFRIPRNVLTICLGKSTYARCGIIVNVTPLEPEWEGHVTLEFSNTTPLPAKIYANEGVAQMLFFESDEECAVSYKDRKGKYMGQRGVTLPSA
- a CDS encoding dihydrodipicolinate synthase family protein, which translates into the protein MIKGSIVDLITPTHSGGAPSYTDMERLIEWHVEQGSSAIVIGSTMDSSADLDGEECYELFRRTVWQADGRIAVVADISADTTKGARASLRTAYDAVVDAVLLTIPVAGCPDHDALLKHFQTIARAAKMPVYLREHPERSDLLPYAVIKQLAQIDGINGLIERGVNSEAPPALLGLDWPDGFGLYAGAYRGAAKLMMEGFHGVVSVMANVAPAQVQALCTAAMNGDQDQVDALEAVLKPLHEALQAHPYDITVQWALIEMGLIDEGLRPPALPQSADYATLRRALRGAHVLL
- a CDS encoding TPM domain-containing protein, coding for MTLLSKDDQEAVTTAINQVERETDAELVTVLTAQSDNYNYIPLLWAGILALLVPGIANYFGSWLGADTLLLVQWGTFMLLSLLFRVPGIQTRLIPTQVRHWRASNLARRQFLEQNLHHTEGATGMLIFVSEAERYVEILVDQGIADVLDNSVWEAIVADFTASVRQGQTRQGFLDCIAACGKLLKEHVPATHERNELPNHLVILS
- a CDS encoding TPM domain-containing protein; protein product: MAALRPRSLLVALLLALPATVWAQSAPEFPELTGRVVDRAEILSPEVETRLTQMLQAHEQASTEQVVVVTVPELQGLPIEDYGYQLGRHWGIGQKGEDNGALLIVAQDEQKVRIEVGYGLEGRLTDAESSVIINRVITPAFRQGDFQAGIVNGVAAMIQVLGGEPMAASQGRQSRAPKEKPNAGLVSLLFLLMMTVVFFIGSRGGRGGRGGAALLGAALLGGAMGGRGGGGFGGGGFGGGGGGFGGGGGGFGGGGASGGW
- a CDS encoding TonB-dependent receptor, producing MKAIRHACLAVALGASAVCSTTVALAQDDGTAALRGRVVDTTGGFRFEGARVRIVGTDLSTATDRSGNFRFRDLPAGEYELVVEYLGAPAQRQDVELTAGETRRVDIVIAGSDVEEVRVVGQAAGQAAALTRERNALNNLNVLSADAIGQFPDNNVAEALQRVPGISLERDQGEGRFAVIRGANAEFNTTTVNGLRIPGPEDDSRAVNLDVVSSDLVESVEISKSLLPDQDADAVGGNIEIKTLTAFDLGNSLTASVEGSYNEPLEETSPRISLTGTRLFSVGEGTDNFGVSASFNYFDRSFAVDNVEAGTWPEVTAPDGAEVRSPEAAEQRDYELSRERTGGVLNFDYRPTEDSEYFLRTLYSRFADNEIELEHEYLFEDGDPTEISGDRGLFDNAAVERRGKETTATRDILAFVAGGENLLGDWEADYQAGYAEASTSEPFSLGTALISEGLDIGYDLSDRQVPNLFGQDVAALEDVSGYELDLIELESDETEETETSFELNFARDLRYGNRPGRLQFGGKIRLRDKFNDGNNSNFEDFGGDFTLADFVGSSPRDYPLGRFGPAVDTDRLRQFYFDNRENFTRNEADFLLDSKGEDYDLEENIYAAYAMSEIVFGRLELVGGLRVEQTEIDQNGFRAIVDEGTNDGIPTIEPFSGSNDYTDFFPNLQALYSITESWQLRAALTRTIARPNFEDAGARQLIEIEGGERVAEVGNPELDPLYSNNVDLELSYFSPQGLTAASVGVFYKDIEDFFVSTDVAGQAPFEDFDEVATVTNGESARLYGVELSYVQEFGFLPSPWDGLLLLANYTWVDSEAEVPFRDSKIPLPRQAEDIANLAVGYDKYGLSLRLAANRRGTYFDGVEEEDDPSQDRYVDEEFRLDFTSEYSFTSNWTAILNVQNITDEVFYAYLGNSAFANQYDEFGRTVEFGVRYQF
- a CDS encoding NHL repeat-containing protein, with protein sequence MLSSRSAIATLPLFLLLAACGSGEAPSADSSKASAESDDVPTVEERYLTERDENDNVDSVAVWHGPDGQNWLLATAKESDLLQVFDAATGELIRKVGSRGDDLSEFRRPNGISIIDDLALVVERDNHRVQLLRLPDFTPLGSFGAEELELPYGLWVQSIADGGYRIFVTDAYETADEEIPPAAELDRRVQQFRFRIESDAVEVMHERSFGDTEGAGVLYKVESLFGDAERGRLLVADEFEREANIKVYDFGGRFTGTLVGDGVFEYEPEGIALYACADGGGYWFTTDQDERVNRFHVFDRDSLQHVGSFQGKKTLNTDGIWLSRQPMEGYPQGVFFAVHDDGNAAAFSLAEILDALSLTACGN
- a CDS encoding alkaline phosphatase PhoX, which encodes MRMDHSTHRRRVLQGLGGTAVAMAFGGLTHLHASENAASVDFGALRPDPGGVLDLPEGFSYRIIARTGEPMADGLIRPARPDGMAAFAGSDGRVRLVCNHENSPEDTHFGAFGDDLAGLSKIDRSRVFDIGGDAPGAGQGGTTTLVLASDGHTPERQFLSLAGTERNCAGGPTPWGSWLSCEETTERAGGVRAKDHGWVFEVPAEHDGLVAPKPLTALGRFKHEAAAIGADDRVVYLTEDQDDSLFYRVLLNEPGKLAAGGQLQALVFDDAPGLDTRNWESRKVESGRRYSARWVDLDNPEAPDDDLRYRGHEAGAAVFARGEGCWAGDGSIYFACTSGGASEMGQVFAYHEDDETVELLVESDGKAMRNCDNLTVAPWGDLIVCEDTDDHCRLIGVTPEGSLYPLAQNLYNPSELAGACFSPDGSTLYVNIQKSGLTLAITGPFPESTAG
- a CDS encoding transposase, with the protein product MSKRKRYSPEYKREAVEPARRSDTSARQVALDIGISPNILRRLLRRAQARPSQPPTLPHERRSTCRSV